A genomic segment from Actinomadura hallensis encodes:
- a CDS encoding ATP-binding protein, with product MSATVSPDELRGLFLFEDLDEDQLAWLTRCGKVEEYPADGVICPQGEAAEFFYVLLDGEIVMTQNVRGHVMEVSRTSRPGTYGGAVQAYLGEKIEQRYQHSLLASRPSRMFALPARKFAHAVREWFPMATHLLEGVFFGMTTGRRVVDQVERLTALGRITAGLTHELNNPAAAAARAADELGERLLGAQAGLADLAAEGVDCTRLSELARLGPSLPRTGERRSPLEVGDAEDELGDWLEERGVPDAWELAPRLVAAGAGVEQAEEVERATGGHLPAAVRWFAEVLEVAQLQAEISEAMRRITNLLDSARQYSQLDRAGHRRTDLRELLDSTLTMLKRKIGPDVTVKTDYDPSLPPVPVFAAELNQVWTNMIVNALQAMGGAGTLTIRTSRENDHAVVEIGDTGPGIPAENLDRIFTPFFTTKAVGEGTGLGLDISWRVVVGRHGGDIRVASLPGDTRFRVLLPLTER from the coding sequence ATGAGCGCCACAGTCTCACCGGACGAGCTGCGCGGGCTGTTCCTCTTCGAGGACCTCGACGAGGACCAGCTCGCCTGGCTGACGCGATGCGGGAAGGTCGAGGAGTACCCGGCCGACGGCGTGATCTGCCCGCAGGGCGAGGCCGCGGAGTTCTTCTACGTGCTGCTGGACGGCGAGATCGTCATGACCCAGAACGTCCGGGGGCACGTCATGGAGGTCAGCCGGACCTCGCGGCCCGGCACCTACGGCGGCGCCGTCCAGGCGTACCTGGGCGAGAAGATCGAGCAGCGGTACCAGCACTCGCTGCTGGCGTCGCGCCCCAGCCGGATGTTCGCGCTGCCGGCCCGCAAGTTCGCCCACGCGGTCCGCGAGTGGTTCCCGATGGCCACCCACCTGCTGGAAGGGGTCTTCTTCGGGATGACCACCGGGCGGCGCGTCGTCGACCAGGTGGAGCGCCTCACCGCGCTCGGCAGGATCACCGCCGGGCTCACCCACGAGCTGAACAACCCGGCCGCCGCGGCGGCGCGGGCCGCCGACGAGCTGGGCGAGCGGCTGCTCGGCGCGCAGGCGGGCCTGGCCGACCTCGCCGCGGAGGGCGTCGACTGCACGCGGCTGAGCGAGCTGGCCCGGCTGGGGCCGTCGCTCCCGCGGACGGGCGAGCGCCGCAGCCCGCTGGAGGTCGGCGACGCCGAGGACGAGCTGGGCGACTGGCTGGAGGAGCGGGGCGTCCCGGACGCCTGGGAGCTCGCGCCGCGCCTGGTCGCCGCGGGGGCGGGGGTCGAGCAGGCCGAGGAGGTCGAGCGCGCGACGGGCGGGCACCTGCCGGCGGCGGTGCGCTGGTTCGCCGAGGTGCTGGAGGTCGCCCAGCTGCAGGCGGAGATCTCCGAGGCGATGCGCCGCATCACGAACCTGCTGGACTCGGCGCGCCAGTACTCCCAGCTCGACCGCGCCGGCCACCGGCGGACCGACCTGCGCGAGCTGCTGGACAGCACGCTCACGATGCTCAAGCGCAAGATCGGCCCGGACGTGACGGTCAAGACCGACTACGACCCGTCCCTGCCGCCCGTCCCGGTCTTCGCGGCCGAGCTGAACCAGGTCTGGACGAACATGATCGTGAACGCGCTGCAGGCGATGGGGGGCGCCGGGACGCTGACGATCAGGACGTCCCGGGAGAACGACCACGCCGTGGTGGAGATCGGCGACACCGGGCCGGGGATCCCCGCGGAGAACCTCGACCGGATCTTCACCCCGTTCTTCACCACGAAGGCGGTCGGGGAGGGCACCGGCCTCGGCCTCGACATCTCCTGGCGCGTCGTCGTCGGCCGGCACGGCGGCGACATCCGCGTCGCGTCGCTCCCGGGCGACACCCGGTTCCGGGTCCTGCTGCCGCTCACCGAGCGGTGA
- a CDS encoding Gfo/Idh/MocA family oxidoreductase: protein MDLRVALIGYGTGGAVFHAPLISSVPGMRLAAVVTGDPGRQRAVRERYPEAEVLDTADRLWSAPEGYDLVVVAAPNRWHVPLARTALTSGVPVVVDKPVAATAADARSLAALSAVRGLPVFPFHNRRWDGDFRTASRLVESGALGDVRRFESRFERWRPEVRRGWKESTDPLDAGGVLFDLGSHLVDQALALFGRPARVYAEIDVRRPGATAPDDVFVALEHPGGTRSHLWMSAAAPHLGPRFRILGSRAAYTVSGMDRQEEHLREGLTPKDPGYGVAPPEAHGLVGTPGEQVPEPTAPGAYQDFYAGVAAALRDGADPPVTLADAITGLEVIEAAERSARKSAVVALDDQ from the coding sequence ATGGACCTGCGTGTTGCGCTCATCGGATACGGCACCGGCGGCGCGGTGTTCCACGCGCCGCTGATCTCGTCGGTGCCGGGTATGCGGCTCGCCGCGGTCGTGACGGGCGACCCGGGACGGCAGCGGGCCGTCCGGGAGCGGTACCCGGAGGCGGAGGTGCTCGACACGGCCGACCGGCTGTGGAGCGCGCCGGAGGGCTACGACCTGGTCGTGGTCGCCGCCCCGAACCGGTGGCACGTGCCGCTGGCCAGGACGGCGCTCACGTCTGGGGTCCCCGTCGTGGTGGACAAGCCGGTGGCGGCCACCGCCGCGGACGCCCGGTCGCTGGCCGCGCTGAGCGCCGTCCGGGGCCTGCCGGTGTTCCCGTTCCACAACCGCCGCTGGGACGGCGACTTCCGCACCGCGTCGCGGCTGGTGGAGTCCGGCGCCCTCGGCGACGTCCGGCGGTTCGAGTCGCGGTTCGAGCGGTGGCGGCCCGAGGTGCGGCGGGGCTGGAAGGAGAGCACCGACCCGCTCGACGCCGGCGGCGTGCTGTTCGACCTCGGCTCCCACCTCGTCGACCAGGCGCTGGCGCTGTTCGGCCGGCCCGCGCGGGTCTACGCGGAGATCGACGTGCGCCGCCCCGGCGCGACCGCCCCCGACGACGTGTTCGTGGCGCTGGAGCACCCGGGCGGGACCCGCTCCCACCTGTGGATGAGCGCGGCCGCCCCGCACCTCGGCCCCCGGTTCCGGATCCTCGGCAGCCGCGCGGCCTACACGGTCTCCGGCATGGACCGGCAGGAGGAGCATCTCCGCGAGGGCCTGACGCCCAAGGACCCCGGGTACGGCGTGGCGCCTCCCGAGGCCCACGGGCTGGTGGGCACGCCCGGGGAGCAGGTTCCCGAGCCCACGGCGCCCGGCGCCTACCAGGACTTCTACGCGGGCGTCGCCGCCGCCCTGCGCGACGGTGCGGACCCTCCGGTGACGCTCGCCGACGCGATCACGGGGCTGGAGGTCATCGAGGCCGCGGAGCGCTCCGCACGGAAGTCCGCGGTCGTCGCGCTGGACGATCAGTAG
- the meaB gene encoding methylmalonyl Co-A mutase-associated GTPase MeaB, with the protein MRPGLDEYAAGVLEGSRAWIARAITLVESVRPDHRELAQKLLVELTPHAGGARRVGITGVPGVGKSTFIDALGTRLTGRGHRVAVLAVDPSSTRTGGSILGDKTRMHRLAADPNAFVRPSPSAGTLGGVAKATREAMVVMEAAGYDVVLVETVGVGQSETTVAEMVDTFLFLTLARTGDQLQGIKKGVLELADVIAVNKADGEHKMEARRAARELAGALRLLRSDERVRDVPVLTCSGLEGTGLDELWDAVVRHQERLRESGELEARRRRQQVGWTWAMVRERLLAELHAHPEVRRLAPGLERQVAEGTLTPALAAERILEAFSRGR; encoded by the coding sequence GTGAGACCCGGGCTCGACGAGTACGCGGCGGGGGTCCTGGAGGGCTCGCGGGCGTGGATCGCGCGCGCGATCACGCTGGTGGAGTCGGTCCGCCCCGACCACCGGGAGCTGGCGCAGAAGCTGCTGGTGGAGCTGACCCCGCACGCGGGCGGCGCCCGCCGCGTCGGGATCACCGGGGTGCCGGGCGTCGGCAAGTCCACGTTCATCGACGCGCTCGGCACCCGGCTGACGGGGCGAGGGCACCGCGTCGCGGTGCTCGCGGTGGACCCCTCCTCGACCCGGACCGGCGGCAGCATCCTCGGCGACAAGACCCGGATGCACCGCCTCGCCGCCGACCCGAACGCGTTCGTCCGCCCCTCGCCCAGCGCCGGGACGCTCGGCGGCGTCGCCAAGGCCACCCGCGAGGCGATGGTCGTCATGGAGGCCGCGGGCTACGACGTCGTCCTCGTCGAGACGGTGGGCGTCGGCCAGTCCGAGACCACCGTCGCCGAGATGGTCGACACGTTCCTGTTCCTCACGCTCGCCCGCACCGGCGACCAGCTGCAGGGCATCAAGAAGGGCGTGCTGGAGCTGGCCGACGTCATCGCCGTCAACAAGGCCGACGGCGAGCACAAGATGGAGGCCAGGCGCGCCGCCCGCGAGCTGGCGGGGGCCCTGCGGCTGCTGCGCAGCGACGAGCGGGTCCGGGACGTGCCGGTGCTGACGTGCAGCGGCCTGGAGGGCACCGGGCTGGACGAGCTGTGGGACGCGGTCGTCCGGCACCAGGAGCGGCTGCGCGAGTCCGGCGAGCTGGAGGCCCGGCGCCGGCGCCAGCAGGTGGGCTGGACGTGGGCGATGGTCCGCGAGCGGCTGCTCGCCGAGCTGCACGCGCACCCCGAGGTCCGGCGGCTGGCCCCCGGCCTGGAGCGGCAGGTCGCCGAGGGGACCCTCACGCCGGCCCTGGCCGCGGAGCGCATCCTGGAGGCGTTCTCGCGGGGCCGCTGA
- a CDS encoding coiled-coil domain-containing protein, with protein sequence MAALDPLGRTARASGGRKAARCLAALTLAAGVTAALPPASASAAALPQAPEDIKKKYAKLKKQSEELSKEYRGELVTLEEAKRAAERAGADASRAEREYAAARADVARLASTSYMTGRLDMVPIISSADPGAAVHDAAVIEHISQNNGRRLENLKALTAKAEKSGENARKKLEAVEKELKDLRSQRARVRKLLAKYEPQVARTQAPAGGGGAGRPDGATGTKSPIVGNSMTARMRSVLVEIDNRFGPFPTIGCARPGDPQDHGSGTACDFMESTGGQMPSASAQAHGDSVAQYLINNASRMGLKYIIWKQRIYDFRSSGGWRQMEDRGSITQNHFDHIHVSVL encoded by the coding sequence GTGGCGGCCCTCGACCCCCTCGGCAGGACGGCCCGCGCATCGGGCGGGCGCAAGGCGGCGCGCTGCCTGGCGGCGCTCACCCTCGCGGCGGGCGTCACGGCGGCCCTGCCCCCGGCGTCCGCGAGCGCGGCGGCCCTCCCGCAGGCGCCCGAGGACATCAAGAAGAAGTACGCGAAGCTGAAGAAGCAGTCGGAGGAGCTCTCCAAGGAGTACCGCGGCGAGCTCGTCACCCTGGAGGAGGCCAAGCGGGCGGCCGAGCGCGCCGGCGCGGACGCCTCCCGCGCCGAGCGCGAGTACGCCGCGGCGCGCGCCGACGTCGCCCGCCTCGCCTCCACCTCCTACATGACCGGGCGGCTCGACATGGTCCCGATCATCTCCTCGGCCGACCCCGGCGCCGCCGTCCACGACGCCGCCGTCATCGAGCACATCAGCCAGAACAACGGCCGGCGCCTGGAGAACCTCAAGGCCCTCACCGCCAAGGCCGAGAAGTCCGGCGAGAACGCCCGCAAGAAGCTCGAGGCGGTCGAGAAGGAGCTCAAGGACCTGCGGAGCCAGCGCGCCCGCGTCAGGAAGCTGCTCGCCAAGTACGAGCCGCAGGTCGCCCGGACGCAGGCCCCCGCCGGCGGGGGCGGCGCGGGCCGTCCCGACGGCGCGACCGGCACCAAGTCCCCGATCGTCGGCAACTCCATGACCGCGCGGATGCGCAGCGTCCTCGTCGAGATCGACAACAGGTTCGGACCGTTCCCGACGATCGGCTGCGCGCGTCCCGGCGACCCGCAGGACCACGGTTCCGGCACCGCCTGCGACTTCATGGAGAGCACCGGCGGCCAGATGCCGAGCGCGTCCGCCCAGGCGCACGGCGACAGCGTCGCCCAGTACCTGATCAACAACGCGTCGCGGATGGGGCTGAAGTACATCATCTGGAAGCAGCGCATCTACGACTTCCGCAGCAGCGGCGGCTGGCGCCAGATGGAGGACCGCGGCAGCATCACCCAGAACCACTTCGACCACATCCACGTCTCGGTCCTCTGA
- a CDS encoding endonuclease/exonuclease/phosphatase family protein, which yields MAYDIEQPYGPLIETTVRVASWNVWHRYGPWREREPAIVATLREAAPDVVVLVEAWEDDEASQAARFAGELGLPHTVFRVFPYGEGPDRSGLALLSRWPLGQVGRQWLAHQEGRLAHQEGRGEPTDSGLALHARVDGPRGPLHVFGAALGWKLGHSAQRQEQVRTLGAFVRQTAGHEAPAVVAGGFNAPPDSDEIRMLTGRTAVAAPDVVFYDAWETAGDGTAGYTWSRDNPWTRPVLWPDRRIDYVFSAWPRPGGAGHPVHCELLGRRPVDGVVPSDHYGVLADLRY from the coding sequence ATGGCCTATGACATCGAGCAGCCGTACGGCCCGCTGATCGAGACCACGGTCCGGGTCGCGTCCTGGAACGTCTGGCACCGGTACGGCCCCTGGCGGGAGCGCGAGCCCGCCATCGTCGCGACCCTCCGGGAGGCGGCGCCCGACGTCGTCGTGCTGGTCGAGGCGTGGGAGGACGACGAGGCGTCGCAGGCCGCCCGGTTCGCCGGGGAGCTCGGCCTCCCGCACACCGTCTTCCGCGTCTTCCCGTACGGCGAGGGCCCCGACAGGTCGGGCCTCGCCCTGCTGTCGCGGTGGCCCCTCGGCCAGGTGGGGCGGCAGTGGCTCGCCCACCAGGAGGGGCGCCTCGCCCACCAGGAGGGGCGCGGGGAGCCCACCGACTCCGGCCTCGCGCTGCACGCCAGGGTGGACGGGCCGCGCGGCCCCCTGCACGTGTTCGGCGCGGCGCTCGGCTGGAAGCTCGGCCACAGCGCGCAGCGCCAGGAGCAGGTCCGCACCCTCGGCGCGTTCGTCCGCCAGACGGCGGGGCACGAGGCGCCGGCCGTGGTGGCCGGCGGCTTCAACGCGCCGCCCGACTCCGACGAGATCCGCATGCTGACCGGGCGCACCGCCGTCGCGGCGCCCGACGTGGTGTTCTACGACGCCTGGGAGACGGCCGGCGACGGCACCGCCGGGTACACGTGGAGCCGCGACAACCCCTGGACGAGGCCCGTGCTGTGGCCCGACCGCCGCATCGACTACGTGTTCTCGGCGTGGCCGCGGCCGGGCGGCGCCGGCCATCCCGTCCACTGCGAGCTGCTCGGCCGCCGGCCCGTGGACGGCGTCGTCCCGTCCGACCACTACGGGGTGCTGGCCGACCTGCGCTACTGA
- a CDS encoding HNH endonuclease, with the protein MNVLVLNASYEPLQRVDLRHAIRMLVREVAVVEEAVEGRTFGRFPVPRVLRLVRYVAMRWRHGRRPPWSKRGVYLRDGGRCCYCGRRGNTVDHVRPVSRGGGNTWENTVLACGRCNNRKGDRTVAEAGMRLLSRPRVPRWEELIGV; encoded by the coding sequence GTGAACGTGCTCGTGCTGAACGCGTCGTACGAGCCCTTACAACGGGTGGACCTGCGGCACGCCATCCGCATGCTGGTGCGCGAGGTGGCCGTGGTCGAGGAGGCGGTCGAGGGCCGGACCTTCGGCCGGTTCCCGGTGCCGCGGGTCCTGCGGCTCGTCCGGTACGTCGCGATGCGCTGGCGGCACGGCAGGCGCCCGCCGTGGAGCAAGCGCGGCGTGTACCTGCGCGACGGGGGCAGGTGCTGCTACTGCGGCAGGCGGGGCAACACCGTGGACCACGTCCGCCCGGTGTCGCGCGGAGGCGGGAACACCTGGGAGAACACCGTCCTGGCCTGCGGCAGGTGCAACAACCGCAAGGGGGACCGGACGGTCGCCGAGGCGGGCATGCGGCTGCTGTCGCGGCCGCGCGTGCCGCGCTGGGAGGAGCTCATCGGGGTGTGA
- a CDS encoding FAD-dependent oxidoreductase, whose product MSKPVLLTVDDDPGVSRAVARDLRRRYAGSYRIVRAESGGQALEALNELRLRGEDTAVLLADHRMPGMTGVEFLERAMDVFPYARRILLTAYADTDAAIRAINVVDLDHYLLKPWDPPEEKLYPVIDAQLDAWARTDRRPPGELRVVGHRWSSRCYEVRDFLARHQVPYTWLMDGDPEGARLVAAAGDPELPLIVTADGSVLSAPSDAELAGAVGLPSTPSTGFYDLIVVGGGPSGLGAAVYGASEGLRTVVVERHALGGQAGQSSRIENYLGFPDGVSGAQLADRARRQAARFGAELLQAGEVTALEARGTARVARLADGTEIAAHAVILATGVSYRRLGAEGADDLVGRGVFYGAALTEAPACADEEVAVVGGGNSAGQAAVHLARYAKKVHLVARTGDLSGSMSHYLVQQIAETPNIEVHTGETVCAAEGTDRLERLTFASAAGTRTIGAHWLFVFIGAEPHTGWLDGFVERDARGFVLTGPDLVAGGRRPAGWPLARQPYHLETSVPGVFAAGDVRAESMKRVASAVGDGAMAVALVHRYLEQA is encoded by the coding sequence GTGTCCAAGCCCGTGCTGCTGACCGTCGACGACGATCCGGGCGTGTCCCGGGCCGTGGCGCGCGATCTGCGCCGCAGGTACGCGGGGTCGTACCGGATCGTGCGCGCCGAGTCCGGCGGGCAGGCGCTGGAGGCGCTCAACGAGCTGCGGCTGCGCGGCGAGGACACCGCCGTGCTCCTCGCCGACCACCGGATGCCGGGCATGACCGGGGTGGAGTTCCTCGAACGCGCGATGGACGTGTTCCCGTACGCGCGGCGGATCCTGCTCACCGCCTACGCCGACACCGACGCCGCGATCCGCGCGATCAACGTGGTCGACCTCGACCACTACCTGCTCAAGCCGTGGGACCCGCCGGAGGAGAAGCTCTACCCGGTGATCGACGCGCAGCTCGACGCGTGGGCGCGCACCGACCGCCGGCCCCCGGGCGAGCTGCGCGTCGTCGGGCACCGCTGGTCGTCGCGCTGCTACGAGGTCCGCGACTTCCTCGCCCGCCACCAGGTGCCCTACACGTGGCTGATGGACGGCGACCCGGAGGGCGCCCGGCTCGTCGCCGCCGCCGGCGACCCGGAGCTGCCGCTGATCGTCACCGCGGACGGGTCGGTGCTGTCGGCCCCGTCCGACGCCGAGCTGGCGGGGGCGGTCGGGCTGCCCAGCACCCCGTCCACCGGGTTCTACGACCTGATCGTCGTCGGCGGCGGCCCGTCCGGGCTCGGCGCCGCCGTGTACGGCGCGTCCGAGGGCCTGCGCACGGTCGTGGTGGAGCGGCACGCCCTCGGCGGGCAGGCCGGGCAGAGCTCCCGCATCGAGAACTACCTCGGCTTCCCCGACGGGGTGAGCGGCGCGCAGCTCGCCGACCGCGCCCGCCGGCAGGCCGCCCGGTTCGGCGCCGAGCTGCTGCAGGCGGGGGAGGTGACCGCGCTGGAGGCGCGCGGCACCGCCCGCGTGGCGCGGCTGGCGGACGGCACGGAGATCGCCGCGCACGCCGTCATCCTCGCCACCGGCGTCTCCTACCGCCGCCTCGGCGCCGAGGGCGCGGACGACCTCGTCGGCCGCGGCGTGTTCTACGGCGCCGCGCTCACCGAGGCGCCGGCCTGCGCCGACGAGGAGGTCGCCGTCGTCGGCGGCGGCAACTCCGCGGGCCAGGCCGCCGTCCACCTGGCCCGGTACGCCAAGAAGGTGCACCTCGTCGCCCGGACGGGCGACCTGTCGGGGTCGATGTCGCACTACCTGGTCCAGCAGATCGCCGAGACGCCGAACATCGAGGTCCACACCGGCGAGACGGTGTGCGCCGCGGAGGGGACGGACCGGCTGGAGCGGCTCACGTTCGCCTCGGCGGCCGGCACGAGGACGATCGGCGCGCACTGGCTGTTCGTCTTCATCGGCGCCGAGCCGCACACGGGGTGGCTCGACGGGTTCGTCGAGCGCGACGCGCGCGGCTTCGTGCTCACCGGCCCCGACCTCGTCGCCGGGGGACGCCGCCCCGCCGGGTGGCCCCTCGCCCGCCAGCCCTACCACCTGGAGACCAGCGTCCCCGGCGTGTTCGCCGCGGGCGACGTCCGCGCGGAGTCGATGAAGCGGGTCGCCTCCGCGGTCGGCGACGGCGCCATGGCCGTCGCCCTCGTCCACCGCTACCTGGAGCAGGCATGA
- the scpA gene encoding methylmalonyl-CoA mutase, with protein sequence MIPDFTEIELGTAPPADETAKRWRNAVAGAGIDPGAQTWDTPEGIAVKPLYTGDDLAAVDFLDTYPGIAPYLRGPYPAMYATQPWTIRQYAGFSTAEESNAFYRRNLAAGQKGLSVAFDLATHRGYDSDHPRVAGDVGMAGVAIDSIYDMRQLFDGIPLDKMSVSMTMNGAVLPVLALYIATAQEQGVEPEALAGTIQNDILKEFMVRNTYIYPPQPSMRIISDIFAYTSQRMPKYNSISISGYHIQEAGATADLELAYTLADGVEYIRAGRDAGLDIDAFAPRLSFFWAIGMNFFMEVAKLRAARLLWAKLVKTFDPKNPKSLSLRTHSQTSGWSLTAQDVYNNVVRTCVEAMAATQGHTQSLHTNALDEALALPTDFSARIARNTQLVLQQESGTTRTIDPWGGSAYVERLTYDLARRAWGHITEVEQAGGMAKAIDEGLPKLRIEEAAARTQARIDSGRQPVIGVNKYRPDSEDEIEVLKVDNAAVRAQQIEKLRRLREERDEAATRAALDALTRGAEAAEKGTRGPGLEQNLLALAIEAARAKATVGEISDALEKVYGRHAAQIRTISGVYREEAGRVSSIEKARAATAAFEEAEGRRPRILVAKMGQDGHDRGQKVIATGFADLGFDVDVGPLFQTPAEVARQAVEADVHIVGVNSLAAGHLTLVPALREELAALGRDDIMIVVGGVIPPGDFDALRAAGAAAIFPPGTVLADAALDLLDQLTAALGHPAK encoded by the coding sequence ATGATCCCCGACTTCACCGAGATCGAGCTCGGGACGGCGCCCCCCGCCGACGAGACCGCCAAGCGGTGGCGCAACGCGGTCGCCGGCGCCGGGATCGACCCCGGCGCCCAGACCTGGGACACCCCCGAGGGGATCGCCGTCAAGCCGCTGTACACCGGCGACGACCTGGCCGCGGTCGACTTCCTCGACACCTACCCGGGCATCGCGCCGTACCTGCGCGGCCCCTACCCGGCGATGTACGCGACCCAGCCGTGGACGATCCGCCAGTACGCCGGGTTCTCCACCGCCGAGGAGTCCAACGCGTTCTACCGCCGCAACCTCGCGGCCGGGCAGAAGGGCCTGTCGGTCGCGTTCGACCTCGCCACGCACCGCGGGTACGACTCCGACCACCCGCGCGTCGCCGGCGACGTCGGCATGGCCGGGGTCGCGATCGACTCCATCTACGACATGCGGCAGCTCTTCGACGGCATCCCGCTGGACAAGATGAGCGTGTCGATGACCATGAACGGCGCCGTGCTGCCCGTCCTCGCGCTCTACATCGCGACCGCGCAGGAGCAGGGGGTGGAGCCGGAGGCGCTCGCGGGGACCATCCAGAACGACATCCTCAAGGAGTTCATGGTCCGCAACACCTACATCTATCCGCCGCAGCCGTCGATGCGGATCATCTCCGACATCTTCGCGTACACCTCGCAGCGGATGCCGAAGTACAACTCGATCTCCATCTCCGGCTACCACATCCAGGAGGCCGGGGCCACGGCGGACCTGGAGCTGGCCTACACGCTCGCCGACGGCGTCGAGTACATCCGCGCCGGGCGCGACGCCGGGCTGGACATCGACGCGTTCGCGCCGCGCCTGTCGTTCTTCTGGGCGATCGGGATGAACTTCTTCATGGAGGTCGCCAAGCTGCGGGCGGCGCGCCTGCTGTGGGCGAAGCTCGTGAAGACGTTCGACCCGAAGAACCCCAAGTCGCTGTCGCTGCGGACGCACTCGCAGACGTCCGGCTGGTCGCTCACCGCGCAGGACGTCTACAACAACGTCGTCCGCACCTGCGTCGAGGCCATGGCCGCCACGCAGGGGCACACGCAGTCGCTGCACACCAACGCGCTGGACGAGGCGCTCGCCCTGCCGACTGACTTCTCGGCCCGCATCGCCCGCAACACCCAGCTCGTCCTGCAGCAGGAGTCCGGGACCACCCGCACCATCGACCCGTGGGGCGGCAGCGCCTACGTCGAGCGGCTCACCTACGACCTCGCCCGCCGCGCGTGGGGCCACATCACCGAGGTCGAGCAGGCCGGCGGCATGGCGAAGGCGATCGACGAGGGGCTGCCGAAGCTGCGGATTGAGGAGGCGGCCGCCCGCACCCAGGCCCGCATCGACTCCGGGCGCCAGCCGGTCATCGGCGTCAACAAGTACCGCCCCGACTCCGAGGACGAGATCGAGGTCCTCAAGGTCGACAACGCGGCCGTCCGCGCGCAGCAGATCGAGAAGCTGCGGAGGCTGCGCGAGGAGCGCGACGAGGCCGCGACCCGGGCGGCGCTGGACGCGCTGACCCGCGGCGCCGAGGCCGCCGAGAAGGGGACCCGCGGGCCGGGGCTGGAGCAGAACCTGCTCGCCCTCGCCATCGAGGCCGCCCGCGCCAAGGCGACCGTCGGGGAGATCTCGGACGCCCTGGAGAAGGTGTACGGGCGGCACGCCGCCCAGATCCGAACGATCTCCGGTGTGTACCGGGAGGAGGCGGGACGGGTGTCGTCGATCGAGAAGGCCCGCGCGGCGACCGCGGCCTTCGAGGAGGCCGAGGGGCGCCGCCCGCGCATCCTCGTCGCCAAGATGGGCCAGGACGGCCACGACCGCGGCCAGAAGGTGATCGCCACCGGGTTCGCCGACCTCGGCTTCGACGTCGACGTGGGCCCGCTGTTCCAGACGCCCGCCGAGGTCGCCCGCCAGGCGGTCGAGGCGGACGTGCACATCGTGGGCGTCAACTCCCTCGCCGCGGGGCACCTCACGCTGGTGCCCGCGCTGCGCGAGGAGCTGGCCGCCCTCGGCCGCGACGACATCATGATCGTGGTCGGCGGGGTCATCCCGCCGGGCGACTTCGACGCGCTGCGCGCCGCCGGCGCCGCGGCGATCTTCCCGCCCGGCACGGTCCTCGCGGACGCCGCGCTCGACCTGCTGGACCAGCTGACGGCCGCCCTCGGCCACCCCGCGAAGTGA
- a CDS encoding GNAT family N-acetyltransferase yields MDVIALDHPTDAQIRQWHKVLAAVHAADPGAEPAPDPERTARRLLSAEPGARRRLWAAAGGGGLAAVAVLRLPGEPGADRPGEIDIRVRPGHRRRGIGGRLLAAAAGALRDDGRTSVLAQVLAGTPAVPFLESHGFECVLTLRGMLLRLDDVPPGRVARLLAAGPAGYRLVRWRGAVPDEHADAFARAKHAMADPAEYDGAPWDAHRVREMAEVVAKRGDDLYTVAALSGDVVAGFTEVVVPHDCTGRAAQYDTAVVPEHRGRRIGIWVKAAMLDWLAGTRPGVREIETDNAGDNVHMLAVNEELGFRVERESMEYQAPVAALPAAP; encoded by the coding sequence ATGGACGTCATCGCGCTCGATCATCCGACGGACGCGCAGATCCGGCAGTGGCACAAGGTGCTCGCCGCCGTGCACGCCGCCGACCCGGGGGCCGAGCCCGCGCCCGACCCCGAGCGCACGGCGCGCCGGCTGCTGTCGGCGGAGCCGGGGGCGCGGCGGCGGCTGTGGGCGGCCGCCGGCGGCGGCGGGCTGGCCGCGGTCGCGGTGCTGCGGCTGCCCGGCGAGCCCGGCGCGGACCGTCCCGGCGAGATCGACATAAGAGTGCGTCCCGGGCACCGGCGCCGCGGGATCGGCGGCCGGCTGCTCGCCGCGGCCGCCGGGGCGCTGCGCGACGACGGCCGCACCAGCGTGCTCGCCCAGGTGCTCGCGGGCACCCCGGCCGTCCCGTTCCTGGAGTCGCACGGGTTCGAGTGCGTCCTGACGCTGCGCGGGATGCTGCTGCGGCTGGACGACGTCCCGCCGGGGCGCGTCGCCCGCCTGCTGGCCGCGGGCCCGGCGGGGTACCGGCTCGTCCGCTGGCGGGGCGCGGTCCCCGACGAGCACGCCGACGCGTTCGCCCGCGCCAAGCACGCCATGGCCGACCCCGCCGAGTACGACGGTGCGCCGTGGGACGCGCACCGCGTCCGCGAGATGGCGGAGGTCGTCGCCAAGCGCGGCGACGACCTCTACACCGTCGCGGCCCTGTCCGGCGACGTCGTCGCGGGCTTCACCGAGGTGGTCGTCCCGCACGACTGCACGGGCCGCGCCGCGCAGTACGACACCGCCGTCGTCCCCGAGCACCGCGGGAGGCGCATCGGCATCTGGGTGAAGGCGGCGATGCTCGACTGGCTGGCGGGGACGCGCCCCGGGGTCCGCGAGATCGAGACCGACAATGCCGGCGACAACGTCCACATGCTCGCCGTCAACGAGGAACTGGGCTTCCGCGTGGAGCGCGAGTCCATGGAGTACCAGGCGCCCGTCGCCGCCCTTCCCGCCGCGCCCTGA